From a single Capsicum annuum cultivar UCD-10X-F1 chromosome 12, UCD10Xv1.1, whole genome shotgun sequence genomic region:
- the LOC107851545 gene encoding UDP-glycosyltransferase 74E2 has protein sequence MEEITNKDHVLVLPFPMQGHINPMVQFSKRLASRGVKVTILIIESICKNMPKASGSINIESIPHDDSPPENIDKSFEWFHVLVSKTLTKIIEKLSYSEYPVKVLVYDSISTWAIDIAHQLGLKGAAFFTQSCSISAIYYHMDPEISKIPLDGSLVSLPSLPLLEKEELPSFICEIDLYPAIKELVFSQNINFKKADWLFFNTFDVLEKEVVDWMRTKYPIKTIGPTIPSMYLDKRLKEDEEYGLSLFKPNDEVCMKWLDSRETAASVVYVSFGSLATLGEIQMEELASGLMTSNCYFLWVVRATEENKLPKEFMSKLSEKGLVVKWCPQLDVLAHRAVGCFFTHCGWNSTLEALSLGVPMVAMPHWSDQPTNAKFISDVWQTGIRVKAGENGVVTRDEIAHSIREVMEEKKGIMLKENATKWKILAKEAVDEGGSSDKNIEEFVSSIM, from the exons atggaagaaataacCAACAAAGATCATGTTTTGGTTCTCCCATTCCCTATGCAAGGCCACATAAACCCAATGGTTCAATTTTCAAAGAGATTAGCATCAAGAGGAGTTAAAGTGACCATACTCATCATAGAGTCTATTTGCAAGAACATGCCAAAGGCATCTGGTTCAATCAATATTGAGTCCATTCCACATGATGACTCTCCACCAGAAAACATTGACAAATCTTTTGAATGGTTTCATGTGTTGGTATCCAAAACTTTGACAAAAATTATTGAGAAATTATCTTATTCTGAGTACCCTGTGAAAGTTCTTGTTTATGATTCAATCAGTACTTGGGCAATTGACATTGCACATCAGCTAGGACTAAAAGGGGCTGCATTTTTCACACAATCTTGTTCTATTAGTGCCATATATTATCATATGGATCCAGAGATAAGTAAAATTCCTTTAGATGGATCTCTTGTGTCTTTGCCTTCACTTCCACTGTTAGAAAAGGAAGAGTTACCTTCTTTTATCTGTGAAATTGATTTGTATCCAGCTATTAAAGAACTTGTCTTCAGtcagaacatcaatttcaagaaagCAGATTGGCTTTTCTTCAACACATTTGATGTGCTGGAGAAGGAG GTAGTTGACTGGATGAGAACCAAGTACCCAATCAAAACCATTGGACCAACTATTCCATCAATGTATCTTGATAAGAGACTAAAGGAAGACGAAGAATATGGTTTGAGTCTCTTCAAGCCTAATGATGAAGTTTGTATGAAGTGGCTAGACTCAAGGGAAACAGCTGCTTCTGTTGTTTATGTATCATTTGGAAGTTTAGCCACTCTTGGCGAAATACAAATGGAGGAACTAGCCTCGGGATTGATGACAAGCAATTGCTACTTCTTATGGGTTGTTAGAGCTACTGAAGAGAACAAACTCCCCAAGGAATTCATGTCCAAGTTATCCGAAAAAGGACTAGTTGTGAAGTGGTGCCCTCAACTCGATGTATTGGCTCATCGAGCTGTTGGATGTTTCTTTACTCATTGTGGATGGAATTCAACCCTGGAAGCGTTGAGCTTGGGAGTACCAATGGTTGCCATGCCACACTGGTCAGATCAACCAACTAATGCGAAATTTATTAGTGATGTATGGCAAACAGGAATTCGCGTTAAGGCTGGAGAAAATGGTGTAGTTACTAGAGATGAAATCGCGCATTCCATAAGGGAAGTCATGGAGGAAAAGAAGGGAATAATGCTCAAAGAGAATGCAACTAAAtggaaaattttggctaaggaagCTGTAGATGAAGGAGGAAGTTCTGATAAGAATATTGAAGAGTTTGTTTCAAGCATAATGTAG